One Vigna unguiculata cultivar IT97K-499-35 chromosome 7, ASM411807v1, whole genome shotgun sequence genomic region harbors:
- the LOC114192184 gene encoding protein SCARECROW-like, translating to MMKVGFELVHANYNQNMIRPHMHETWDHYSNAPTPATENQCLNLGQNEVSEWMEEHIGDITKHLVEELTETTCDSLLKTSHDNFVPSLLPNFILPQSNNVCDQGLSLITLLMECAVAISVENLGEANRMLLELTQVASPYKASCGERVVAYFAKAMSCRVMNSWLGVCSPLADHRNINWAFQVLNNVTPFIKFAHFTSNQAILEAVNHCDSIHIIDLDIMQGLQWPPFLHILATRMEGPAQVSMTCLGSSMEVLVETGKQLSNFARRLGISFKFYPIASKFGEVIDVSMLHVKPGEAVAVHWLQHSLYDATGPDWKTLRLLEELEPRIITLVEQDVNHGGSFLDRFVGSLHYYSTLFDSLGAYLHFDDANRHRVEHDLLSREINNVLAIGGPKRSGEDKFRHWRRELSTHSFLQLPMSANSMAQAHLILNMFSPAYGYSLSQLDGTLRLGWKDTSLYTASAWTSSASN from the coding sequence ATGATGAAAGTGGGATTCGAGCTGGTTCATGCAAATTATAATCAAAACATGATTCGTCCACACATGCATGAAACATGGGATCACTACTCAAATGCCCCAACCCCAGCAACAGAAAACCAGTGCCTAAATTTGGGGCAGAATGAAGTCTCTGAGTGGATGGAGGAACACATTGGTGACATCACCAAACACCTTGTTGAAGAGCTAACAGAAACAACTTGTGATAGCTTGTTGAAGACTTCCCATGACAACTTTGTTCCCTCACTTTTACCCAACTTCATTCTGCCCCAAAGCAACAATGTGTGTGATCAAGGGTTGAGCCTCATAACCCTTCTAATGGAGTGTGCAGTGGCAATTTCAGTTGAGAACCTGGGTGAGGCTAATAGGATGTTACTAGAGCTAACACAAGTGGCCTCACCCTACAAAGCATCATGTGGTGAAagagttgttgcttattttGCCAAGGCCATGAGTTGCAGGGTGATGAATTCATGGCTTGGGGTGTGTTCACCTTTGGCTGATCACAGAAACATTAACTGGGCATTCCAAGTGTTGAACAACGTTACCCCTTTCATAAAATTTGCACACTTCACTTCGAACCAGGCAATCCTTGAGGCAGTGAACCATTGTGACAGTATTCACATCATTGACTTGGACATCATGCAAGGGCTGCAATGGCCACCTTTTTTGCACATATTAGCGACCAGAATGGAGGGTCCAGCACAGGTGAGCATGACATGCTTGGGAAGCTCAATGGAAGTCCTGGTTGAAACTGGGAAACAACTCTCCAACTTTGCAAGAAGGCTTGGGATATCATTCAAGTTCTACCCCATTGCAAGCAAGTTTGGGGAAGTAATTGATGTGTCGATGCTGCATGTAAAGCCTGGCGAGGCAGTGGCAGTGCATTGGTTGCAGCATTCACTGTACGATGCAACTGGACCTGATTGGAAAACACTGAGACTCCTTGAGGAGTTGGAGCCAAGAATCATCACCTTGGTGGAGCAAGATGTGAACCATGGAGGCTCATTCTTGGACCGTTTTGTGGGTTCCTTGCACTACTACTCCACCCTATTTGATTCTCTTGGAGCATACTTGCACTTTGATGATGCTAACAGGCACCGAGTGGAGCATGACCTTCTCTCTAGGGAAATCAACAATGTGTTGGCCATAGGAGGCCCTAAGAGGAGTGGTGAAGACAAGTTTAGGCACTGGAGAAGAGAGCTTTCTACCCACTCTTTTCTTCAGCTTCCCATGAGTGCCAATTCaatggctcaagctcacttgaTATTGAACATGTTTTCACCAGCTTATGGCTATAGCCTTTCACAACTTGATGGCACATTACGGCTTGGATGGAAGGATACAAGTTTGTACACAGCTTCTGCATGGACCTCTTCTGCATCTAACTAG